Proteins from a single region of uncultured Campylobacter sp.:
- the ttdB gene encoding L(+)-tartrate dehydratase subunit beta, with translation MSKKILTTPIKAEDLADIKIGDVIYLSGHIVTCRDVPHRRVVEEGRELPLDIRGGAILHAGPIIRKTDDGGKEGFEMVSVGPTTSMRMEKFEREFIAKTGVRLIVGKGGMGEGTMSGCKEFGAIHCVFPAGCAVVAATQVEEIESADWTELGMPETLWKCRVKEFGPLIVSIDAHGNNLFEQNKVKFNEKKDAALAEILPQVGFIK, from the coding sequence ATGAGTAAGAAAATTTTAACCACGCCGATCAAGGCCGAGGATCTAGCGGATATCAAGATCGGCGACGTGATATACCTCAGCGGACACATCGTCACCTGTCGCGATGTGCCGCACAGACGCGTCGTAGAGGAGGGCCGCGAGCTGCCGCTAGATATCAGAGGCGGCGCGATCCTGCACGCGGGGCCGATCATCAGAAAAACGGACGATGGCGGTAAAGAGGGCTTTGAGATGGTCTCCGTGGGGCCGACTACGAGCATGCGGATGGAGAAATTCGAACGCGAGTTTATCGCTAAAACGGGCGTGCGTCTGATAGTGGGCAAAGGCGGCATGGGCGAGGGCACGATGAGCGGCTGCAAGGAGTTTGGCGCGATACACTGCGTATTTCCGGCAGGCTGCGCGGTGGTCGCCGCGACGCAGGTCGAGGAGATCGAGAGCGCGGACTGGACGGAGCTTGGGATGCCCGAGACGCTGTGGAAGTGCCGCGTGAAGGAGTTTGGCCCGCTCATCGTCTCAATCGACGCGCACGGAAATAATCTTTTTGAGCAGAACAAGGTCAAATTTAACGAGAAAAAGGACGCGGCGCTGGCTGAAATTTTACCGCAGGTCGGGTTTATAAAGTAG
- the ttdA gene encoding L(+)-tartrate dehydratase subunit alpha: protein MDKEKAVQKMTEVMAKFVGYTGKVLPDDVTAKLRELSKCETQPLAKEIYKTMFENQRLAKQLDRPSCQDTGVIQFFVRCGANFPLIGELEELLREAVLRATREAPLRHNSVETFDEYNTGKNVGKGTPSVFWEIVPGSSECEIHTYMAGGGCSLPGKATVLMPGMGYEGVVKFVMDIMTSYGINACPPLLVGVGVGTSIDVASLLSKKALMRPLGSRNPNDHAALTEKLLEEGINKIGLGPQGMSGASSVMGVHIENCARHPSVIAVAVNVGCWSHRKGHIVWDEQLSFAIKSHKEFAL, encoded by the coding sequence ATGGATAAAGAAAAAGCCGTGCAAAAGATGACCGAAGTTATGGCAAAATTCGTCGGCTACACGGGCAAGGTGTTGCCTGACGACGTGACGGCGAAGCTACGGGAGCTTAGCAAATGCGAGACGCAGCCGCTGGCAAAGGAGATCTACAAAACGATGTTTGAAAACCAGCGCCTAGCTAAGCAGCTAGACCGTCCATCCTGTCAGGATACGGGCGTGATTCAGTTTTTCGTGCGCTGCGGCGCGAACTTCCCGCTCATCGGCGAGCTTGAGGAGCTGCTGCGAGAGGCGGTGCTACGAGCTACGCGCGAGGCTCCGCTGCGTCACAACAGCGTCGAGACATTTGACGAGTACAACACCGGCAAAAACGTCGGTAAGGGCACGCCGAGCGTATTTTGGGAGATCGTACCGGGTAGCAGCGAGTGCGAGATACACACCTATATGGCGGGCGGCGGCTGTAGCCTGCCCGGCAAGGCAACCGTACTGATGCCGGGCATGGGCTACGAGGGGGTCGTGAAATTCGTCATGGACATAATGACCAGCTACGGCATAAACGCCTGTCCGCCGCTGTTAGTAGGCGTAGGCGTGGGCACCTCGATCGACGTGGCGTCGCTGCTATCTAAAAAAGCGCTGATGAGACCTCTTGGCTCGCGTAATCCAAACGACCACGCCGCGCTAACCGAAAAGCTGCTCGAAGAGGGCATCAATAAAATCGGCCTAGGTCCGCAAGGCATGAGCGGCGCAAGCTCGGTGATGGGCGTGCATATCGAGAACTGCGCCCGCCACCCAAGCGTCATCGCTGTCGCCGTAAACGTGGGCTGCTGGTCGCACCGCAAAGGCCATATCGTCTGGGACGAGCAGCTAAGCTTTGCCATAAAATCGCACAAGGAGTTCGCGCTATGA
- a CDS encoding DUF2809 domain-containing protein, with translation MRGENLSEQKTGLKDAAKRMQKPQTRQSARMRLAFLAAAGVLLAVEIYIAICVKGGFVRHYAGDVLAVILLYALARAIFSEPPLNFPLKIFAFAAALELAQYFGAVQILGIENKILKVMIGGTFDFADLLCYAAGCVLAGAYEKFEKRRSDG, from the coding sequence TTGCGAGGGGAAAATTTAAGCGAGCAAAAAACTGGGCTGAAAGACGCAGCAAAGCGCATGCAAAAGCCGCAAACGAGGCAAAGCGCGCGGATGAGGCTAGCATTTTTAGCCGCGGCTGGCGTGCTTTTGGCGGTCGAAATTTACATCGCGATCTGCGTAAAGGGCGGCTTCGTGCGCCACTACGCGGGCGACGTTTTGGCCGTTATCTTGCTTTATGCTTTGGCGCGGGCTATTTTTAGCGAGCCGCCTTTAAATTTCCCGCTTAAAATTTTCGCGTTCGCGGCGGCTTTGGAGCTTGCGCAGTATTTTGGCGCGGTGCAAATTTTAGGCATAGAAAATAAAATTTTAAAAGTAATGATCGGCGGGACGTTTGATTTTGCCGACCTGCTCTGCTACGCTGCGGGCTGCGTCCTAGCAGGCGCGTATGAAAAATTTGAAAAAAGGAGAAGCGATGGATAA
- the larB gene encoding nickel pincer cofactor biosynthesis protein LarB — MTNDEALNFIRAVKSGEKSEREAIEFLRDFPFSDVGCAKIDTQRALRNGAGEVIYGEGKTDDEILRIAEAIGARRQNILITRTNEQVFEQVREILPQAEFNARGRVVTVNFKEPALTQSYIAIVSAGTADGAVVEEAYETARFLGNDARKFSDAGVAGLHRLIANLEQIRGAKVVIAVAGMEGALASVLAGLVSVPVIAVPTSVGYGASFGGLAALLAMLNSCANGVSVVNIDNGFGAAYNASLINHL, encoded by the coding sequence ATGACGAATGATGAGGCTTTAAATTTCATCCGAGCCGTAAAATCGGGCGAAAAAAGCGAGCGCGAGGCGATAGAGTTTTTACGGGATTTTCCTTTTAGCGACGTGGGCTGCGCCAAAATCGACACTCAGCGCGCCCTGCGAAACGGCGCAGGCGAGGTGATCTACGGCGAGGGTAAAACGGATGATGAAATTTTACGCATCGCAGAGGCGATCGGCGCGAGGCGGCAAAATATCCTGATCACGCGCACGAACGAGCAGGTTTTCGAGCAGGTGCGCGAAATCTTACCGCAGGCGGAGTTTAACGCTCGCGGCCGCGTCGTCACCGTCAATTTTAAAGAGCCAGCGCTCACGCAAAGCTACATCGCGATAGTATCTGCCGGCACCGCCGACGGCGCGGTCGTGGAAGAGGCGTACGAGACAGCGAGATTTCTAGGCAACGACGCGCGCAAATTTAGCGACGCGGGCGTGGCGGGACTGCATAGGCTGATCGCAAATTTAGAGCAGATACGCGGTGCAAAGGTCGTCATCGCGGTGGCGGGCATGGAGGGTGCGCTAGCTAGCGTGCTGGCGGGTCTTGTTAGCGTGCCGGTGATCGCGGTGCCCACCAGCGTGGGATACGGCGCGAGCTTCGGCGGGCTGGCGGCGCTGCTAGCGATGCTAAACAGCTGCGCAAACGGTGTCAGCGTCGTAAATATCGACAACGGCTTTGGCGCCGCATATAACGCGAGCCTGATAAATCATCTCTGA
- the larE gene encoding ATP-dependent sacrificial sulfur transferase LarE: MTKLEILKNDIKKLENLAVAFSGGVDSSLLLRVAADTLGQRAVAITLKSPYMSGREIKEAVEFTRTYGIRHEILELDAPEAVKNNPQDRCYVCKKAVFTRLIELAKHLGFTNVADGTNLDDLGEYRPGLKAKDELGVLSPLKGLKKSEIRELSRELGLPTADKPSYACLLTRLPHDREFSAEEISLVERVENLLISHGFLNVRARFDGKAFKLQMGASETRRFCAGDFSAVVREIAALGEYEILLDLKGLRGEILNDE, translated from the coding sequence ATGACGAAACTAGAAATTCTAAAAAATGATATAAAAAAGCTGGAAAATTTAGCCGTAGCGTTTAGCGGCGGCGTGGATAGCTCGCTACTGCTGCGCGTTGCCGCCGATACGCTAGGCCAGCGCGCGGTGGCGATCACGCTAAAATCGCCCTATATGTCGGGGCGCGAGATAAAAGAGGCGGTGGAATTTACCCGTACTTACGGCATCAGGCACGAAATTTTAGAGCTAGACGCGCCCGAAGCGGTAAAAAATAATCCGCAAGATCGCTGCTACGTCTGCAAAAAGGCGGTTTTTACGCGGCTAATCGAGCTAGCAAAACATCTAGGCTTTACAAACGTCGCCGACGGCACGAACCTAGACGATCTTGGCGAATACCGCCCCGGGCTCAAAGCAAAAGACGAGCTTGGCGTACTTTCGCCGCTTAAAGGCCTCAAAAAATCAGAGATTAGAGAGCTTAGCCGCGAGCTTGGACTGCCGACCGCGGACAAGCCCAGCTACGCGTGCCTTCTGACGCGTTTGCCGCACGATAGGGAGTTTTCCGCGGAGGAAATTTCGCTCGTGGAGCGAGTCGAAAATCTGCTAATCTCGCACGGATTTTTAAACGTTCGCGCGCGCTTTGACGGTAAAGCCTTTAAGCTGCAAATGGGAGCGAGCGAGACGAGGCGCTTTTGCGCGGGAGATTTTAGCGCCGTCGTGCGCGAGATCGCCGCGCTTGGCGAGTATGAAATTTTGCTTGATTTAAAGGGGCTTCGCGGGGAGATTTTAAATGACGAATGA
- the larC gene encoding nickel pincer cofactor biosynthesis protein LarC, which yields MAKFLYYDASAGISGDMNLGALVDLGADFSYLCAQLAKLNLASEFYLRKRKVLKCGISATKIDVVCATNRDQIPLGVSGAKFSPRQNLKGKIHGAEFRADKPAQNRPHPRNFAQILELIESSRLSAFVKKTASEIFSVIARAEAKIHGTSVEQVHFHEVGAIDSIADVVGAAICLEALGAPQIFASPIELGGGFAHCDHGRLAVPAPAVCEILKGAQVSLGRANFEMTTPTGAAILKACALNLREQDRRESPRNFKILSTGYGAGDKDVADFANALRVILCETSEDLGLSDEQNLSAQAGYGKLCERILISTNIDDMDAESFAFACDILRDSGALDVFSRSIFMKKGRAGFELNALCRKRDAARIKGLIFAHTTAIGVRECAVRKTELAREFCEVETKYGKIRLKISRGRACGFNAEQNLTDENLVRNYPEILKIKPEFEGCKKAAQRFQTTIREVRNETLKKYDETRNSKK from the coding sequence TTGGCGAAATTTCTTTACTACGACGCGAGCGCAGGTATCAGCGGCGATATGAATTTAGGCGCGCTGGTGGATCTGGGCGCGGATTTTAGCTATCTTTGCGCCCAGCTTGCTAAGCTAAATTTAGCTAGCGAGTTTTACCTACGCAAGCGCAAAGTGCTAAAATGCGGTATCTCCGCAACCAAAATAGACGTCGTTTGCGCGACAAATCGGGATCAAATTCCGCTTGGCGTCTCGGGTGCTAAATTTAGCCCGCGCCAAAATTTAAAAGGCAAAATTCACGGCGCCGAATTTAGAGCGGATAAGCCCGCCCAAAACCGCCCGCATCCGCGAAATTTCGCGCAAATTTTAGAGCTTATCGAGAGTTCTAGACTAAGCGCTTTCGTAAAAAAAACCGCAAGCGAAATTTTTAGCGTTATCGCGCGAGCCGAGGCCAAAATCCACGGCACTAGCGTAGAGCAAGTACATTTTCACGAAGTGGGCGCGATAGATAGCATCGCGGACGTAGTGGGCGCGGCTATCTGCTTGGAGGCTTTGGGCGCGCCGCAAATTTTTGCTTCGCCTATCGAGCTTGGCGGCGGTTTTGCGCATTGCGATCACGGCAGGCTGGCCGTACCGGCGCCTGCGGTTTGCGAAATTTTAAAAGGCGCGCAAGTAAGCTTAGGGCGGGCGAATTTCGAGATGACTACGCCCACAGGAGCGGCGATTTTAAAGGCCTGCGCGCTAAATTTAAGGGAGCAAGACCGCCGCGAGTCGCCGCGAAATTTTAAAATTTTAAGCACGGGCTACGGCGCTGGCGATAAAGACGTCGCAGATTTTGCCAACGCGCTTCGCGTGATACTTTGCGAAACGAGCGAGGATTTAGGCTTGAGCGATGAGCAGAATTTAAGCGCGCAGGCTGGCTACGGCAAGCTTTGCGAGCGGATTTTAATCTCCACCAATATCGACGATATGGACGCCGAGAGCTTTGCCTTTGCGTGCGATATTTTGCGAGATAGCGGCGCGCTGGACGTGTTTAGCAGGTCTATTTTTATGAAAAAGGGACGCGCGGGCTTTGAGCTAAACGCGCTGTGCCGCAAGAGGGACGCCGCACGGATAAAGGGGCTTATTTTCGCGCATACGACGGCAATCGGAGTTAGAGAGTGCGCCGTGAGGAAAACCGAGCTTGCGCGCGAGTTTTGCGAGGTAGAGACCAAATACGGCAAAATAAGGCTTAAAATTTCGCGCGGCCGAGCTTGCGGTTTTAACGCCGAGCAAAATTTGACGGATGAAAATTTAGTCCGAAATTACCCCGAAATTTTAAAAATCAAGCCCGAATTCGAAGGCTGCAAAAAAGCCGCGCAGAGATTTCAAACGACGATCCGCGAGGTTAGAAACGAGACTTTAAAAAAATATGACGAAACTAGAAATTCTAAAAAATGA